From Sediminibacterium sp. TEGAF015, a single genomic window includes:
- a CDS encoding FkbM family methyltransferase — translation MSQNIKSFIQFLIQQLIGYSTYLYCFSIYRVLRYQMFKDDDDVKFFIQLVKKQNKGIIIDAGANVGYMSVIFAKAFPESSIVSYEPVKLLSSIIARVIRFFGTSNIEIRQKALGDSIESVIIKTPIIQGVKKQGLSYIDKEVERADADILKKSIDEQVDMVSLDSEWLNDMGSHKISGIKVDVENFEYFVLKGAAQILERFKPVVMAELWDNNRKNACIQFMEKLGYRVYIIKDKALVQFQGQPSLNYFFIPVTNEME, via the coding sequence ATGTCACAAAACATTAAAAGTTTTATTCAGTTTCTGATACAGCAATTAATTGGTTATTCTACCTATTTATATTGTTTTAGTATTTACCGAGTGCTCCGATACCAAATGTTTAAAGATGATGATGACGTTAAATTTTTTATACAACTTGTTAAAAAACAAAACAAAGGAATAATTATTGACGCAGGTGCAAACGTTGGTTACATGAGTGTGATTTTTGCAAAAGCATTTCCCGAAAGCTCCATAGTTTCTTATGAGCCAGTTAAGTTGCTTTCCTCAATTATTGCACGGGTTATCCGTTTTTTTGGTACTAGCAATATTGAAATAAGGCAAAAAGCGTTGGGCGATTCCATTGAATCTGTCATCATTAAAACACCGATAATACAGGGCGTTAAAAAGCAAGGACTCAGCTATATTGATAAAGAAGTGGAAAGGGCAGATGCTGATATACTAAAGAAAAGTATTGATGAGCAAGTTGATATGGTTAGCTTAGATAGTGAATGGTTGAATGATATGGGTTCGCACAAAATATCCGGTATTAAAGTTGATGTAGAAAATTTCGAGTATTTTGTTTTGAAAGGTGCTGCTCAAATACTTGAGAGGTTTAAGCCTGTTGTAATGGCAGAGTTATGGGATAATAACAGGAAAAATGCCTGTATTCAGTTTATGGAAAAACTGGGTTATAGGGTATATATTATTAAGGATAAAGCCTTAGTCCAATTTCAAGGGCAACCATCTTTAAATTATTTTTTTATACCAGTTACAAATGAAATGGAATAA
- a CDS encoding glycosyltransferase family 2 protein, translating to MTIQFVLEFVWAFFQIAIGYNLILPFFLLLIYAITANNRKFKTHENKEADYAIIVTAYEQTTLIPSVVASLLKLDYSNFLIYIVADKCDISGLHFEDERVVILRPEQTLSSNTRSHFYAIDRFKRPHERLTIIDSDNLVDPGYLKALDEYFDLGFKAVQGVRDAKNLDTLYAALDGARDIYYHFYDGKVLFNVGSSATLAGSGMAFTTSLYKQCLGHLDITGAGFDKVLQKEIVSRGHRIAFAEHAIVYDEKTSKSDQLVNQRARWINTWFRYFTFGFGLTAKGITRLSWNQFLFGLILLRPPLFIFLLLGLFCLLLNLILNPFLALIWGLGYLVFIGGFMMSLLLSNTDAKIYKSLWGIPKFIFYQVLSLLSVRSANKRSVATKHFHADKKTE from the coding sequence ATGACTATCCAATTCGTTCTCGAATTTGTATGGGCTTTCTTTCAGATTGCTATTGGGTATAATTTAATTCTGCCCTTTTTTTTGCTCCTGATATATGCCATCACAGCTAATAATAGAAAATTCAAAACACACGAAAACAAGGAAGCGGATTATGCAATTATTGTGACAGCTTACGAGCAAACAACTTTAATACCATCTGTTGTTGCTTCCCTGTTAAAATTGGATTACAGTAATTTTCTAATTTATATTGTTGCAGATAAATGTGATATTTCTGGTCTTCATTTTGAAGATGAAAGAGTAGTCATTTTGCGTCCTGAGCAAACCCTGTCCAGTAATACCCGCTCTCATTTTTATGCTATTGATAGATTTAAACGACCCCATGAAAGACTAACCATTATCGATAGCGATAATTTGGTTGATCCCGGATATTTGAAGGCATTGGATGAATATTTTGATTTAGGTTTTAAAGCAGTACAGGGCGTGAGAGATGCAAAAAATTTAGACACTTTGTATGCAGCATTAGATGGCGCCCGGGATATTTACTATCATTTTTATGATGGCAAAGTTTTGTTTAATGTTGGCTCCTCCGCTACACTTGCTGGTTCTGGCATGGCTTTTACAACATCCTTGTACAAGCAATGTTTGGGTCATTTGGATATTACCGGGGCCGGCTTTGACAAAGTTTTGCAAAAGGAAATTGTTAGCAGGGGACATCGAATTGCTTTTGCCGAACATGCTATCGTTTATGATGAGAAAACATCAAAAAGTGATCAGCTGGTAAACCAGCGGGCAAGATGGATTAATACTTGGTTCAGATATTTTACATTTGGTTTTGGATTAACTGCAAAAGGAATAACAAGATTAAGCTGGAACCAGTTTTTATTTGGACTGATTTTACTTAGACCCCCATTGTTTATTTTTTTGTTGCTGGGATTATTCTGTTTGTTGTTGAATTTGATTTTAAATCCCTTTTTGGCTTTGATTTGGGGATTGGGTTATCTTGTTTTTATTGGAGGATTTATGATGTCTCTACTATTAAGCAATACAGATGCCAAGATATATAAATCCCTGTGGGGTATCCCTAAATTTATTTTTTACCAGGTTCTCTCATTGTTAAGCGTTCGTTCTGCCAATAAAAGATCTGTTGCTACCAAACATTTTCATGCTGATAAAAAAACTGAATAA
- a CDS encoding exopolysaccharide transport family protein — MELQKFLLLLYKRKYILLIVPMIAVFITYFLVRKLPDTFKSRSRISTGLVDQSQQFLETNKTQDDNKISQQFSNLIEMNRLKRIFDQVSFQLMVHDLTSDKPFRQPSKLLTEIGPEARAHALDVFKKHIVSKEPLSLFDKDQFGINQLLISMGYDEPTLQKKVIIYRVNNSDFIDFEYESENPFLSAFVINSLISEFVDFYSNYIKGNQQKAVNFLDMLMKKKYDSMNAKMRLLRDYKIRNRVLNLNEQAKSLYMQIADFESRLQVAQKDVEAYEGAIKGIERKFSPQDRRYLESVVVDVNQSVISTREKLRQVTNDLVKSNFDPRIKQKQDSLRTDLELKVLESTDRLLVSPLANKQLLIQQKLNLEIALDQVRSSIDPLSSELRRLNEKFDMLVPHEALIQSYEGSVDVAGKEYLDIQNRFNQTSLESSMTVQLRQIELAMPGPAQPSKKLLLVALAGIISFVFCLAALFVIFYLDDSIQNATELANKTNLPVLAYLPYINTSMLDLTNLWKNGEGNRITIAFKNLLRSLRFEIEREMGNQKVLVVTSLNAGEGKTLISLGLAYAYSMVNKRVLVIDGNFDQPTISETTSSNMYLEDYLKNRITLGEVIKEGKISVLGNRGGDTSIFEFCDESIVKPKLAYLKDVFDIIIIEAPSMDKLNKSREWIVLADKVVAIFGAGATIKNGKKQSVQYLYDLGEQFAGWALNKVIINRLNKIPK; from the coding sequence TCCAGACACGTTTAAATCAAGATCCAGAATTTCAACAGGACTTGTTGATCAATCCCAACAATTTTTAGAAACCAATAAGACGCAGGATGATAATAAGATTTCTCAACAATTCAGTAATCTGATTGAAATGAACCGGTTGAAAAGGATTTTTGACCAAGTATCTTTTCAGTTAATGGTTCACGATTTAACCAGTGATAAACCTTTCAGACAACCCAGTAAATTATTAACTGAAATTGGGCCGGAGGCACGGGCGCATGCACTAGATGTTTTCAAAAAGCATATTGTTTCTAAAGAACCATTGTCTTTGTTTGATAAGGATCAGTTTGGTATTAATCAATTGCTTATTTCGATGGGCTATGACGAGCCCACGCTTCAGAAAAAAGTGATTATTTACCGTGTTAATAACAGTGATTTTATTGATTTTGAATACGAGTCTGAAAATCCATTTTTATCAGCTTTTGTAATTAATTCATTGATTTCAGAGTTTGTTGATTTTTACAGTAATTATATCAAAGGGAACCAGCAAAAAGCGGTGAACTTTTTAGATATGCTGATGAAGAAAAAGTACGATTCAATGAATGCCAAAATGCGTTTGTTGAGAGACTATAAAATCAGAAACAGGGTTTTAAATCTGAATGAACAGGCAAAGAGCCTGTATATGCAGATTGCGGATTTTGAATCTAGGTTACAAGTTGCACAAAAAGATGTGGAGGCGTATGAAGGAGCCATTAAAGGAATTGAAAGAAAATTCAGTCCTCAGGATCGCCGTTATCTGGAAAGTGTGGTAGTTGATGTAAATCAGTCGGTCATCTCCACGAGGGAAAAATTGCGACAGGTAACCAACGATTTGGTTAAAAGCAATTTTGATCCAAGGATAAAACAGAAACAAGATTCTTTGAGAACTGATCTGGAGCTTAAAGTATTGGAATCCACTGACCGTTTATTGGTTAGCCCTTTGGCCAATAAGCAATTACTTATACAGCAGAAGCTTAATCTGGAAATTGCATTGGATCAGGTTAGAAGTAGTATTGATCCACTGAGTTCTGAATTGCGAAGACTCAATGAAAAATTTGACATGCTAGTTCCGCATGAAGCTCTTATTCAGAGCTATGAGGGTTCTGTTGATGTTGCTGGTAAAGAGTACCTAGATATTCAAAATAGATTCAATCAAACTTCTCTTGAGTCTAGTATGACGGTACAGTTAAGGCAAATAGAACTTGCTATGCCGGGGCCGGCTCAACCGTCTAAAAAATTATTACTGGTTGCATTGGCAGGAATTATCAGTTTTGTTTTTTGTTTAGCTGCCTTATTTGTGATTTTCTATCTAGATGACAGTATACAAAATGCAACAGAGTTGGCTAACAAGACAAATCTGCCTGTTCTGGCTTATTTGCCTTATATCAACACTTCAATGCTCGATTTAACTAATCTGTGGAAGAATGGGGAAGGAAACAGAATAACCATTGCATTTAAAAATTTACTTCGTTCTCTCCGTTTTGAAATTGAGCGGGAAATGGGAAATCAAAAAGTACTGGTAGTTACCAGTCTAAATGCTGGCGAAGGTAAGACCCTTATTTCATTAGGCCTTGCCTATGCATATTCAATGGTTAATAAACGTGTTCTCGTAATTGACGGCAATTTTGATCAGCCTACCATCAGCGAAACTACCAGTTCCAATATGTATCTGGAAGACTATCTTAAAAACAGAATAACGCTCGGTGAAGTTATTAAAGAGGGTAAAATAAGTGTGCTCGGAAATAGGGGGGGCGATACTTCCATCTTTGAATTTTGTGATGAATCAATAGTGAAGCCTAAATTAGCTTACCTGAAAGATGTTTTTGATATAATTATTATTGAAGCACCATCCATGGATAAGTTGAATAAGTCAAGAGAGTGGATTGTGCTGGCAGATAAAGTAGTTGCCATTTTTGGAGCGGGAGCAACTATCAAAAACGGGAAGAAACAAAGTGTTCAATATCTCTACGATTTGGGTGAACAGTTTGCCGGCTGGGCATTGAATAAAGTAATTATCAATCGCCTTAACAAGATTCCTAAATAA